The genome window AAGGTCTCAATCGAAAATATCCGCAAGCAGTTTGGTGCGGCGGTGGCGGTGTCTGACTTCTCTTTGGAAATCGCGGAAGGCGAGCTGGTGACGTTTCTGGGCCCCAGCGGCTGCGGAAAAACCACGACCTTGCGCATGATTGCCGGGTTCATCACGCCCACTTCCGGCCGCATCCGCATCGGTGAAACCGACGTCACGCGGCTGCCGGTGCACAAGCGCGATACGGGCATGGTGTTTCAGCGTTATGCGCTGTTTCCGCACATGACCGTGGCCGAAAACGTGGCGTTCGGGCTGGAAATGCACAAGGTTCCCAAAGCCGACCGCGATGCAAAGATCCGCCGCGTGCTGGACATGGTCCGCATGACGGAATTGCGTGAGCGCTATCCGCGGCAGTTGTCTGGCGGGCAGCAGCAGCGCGTGGCCATTGCGCGTGCGCTGGCCATCGAGCCCAAGGTGTTTCTGCTGGACGAGCCGCTATCCAATCTGGACGCCAAGCTGCGTCTGGAAGTGCGCGAGGAAATCCGCGCCTTGCAGCGCCGGCTGGGCCTGACCACCGTGTTTGTCACGCACGATCAGGAAGAGGCGCTGGCCATTGCCGACCGCATGGCCATCATGCACGACGGCATTGTGCAGCAGGTGGGCGCGCCAGATACCTTGTATGAGCGGCCCGCGAATCTGTTCGTGGCGGACTTTCTGGGCAAGATGAATGTGTTCACCGGGCGCAGCC of Achromobacter seleniivolatilans contains these proteins:
- a CDS encoding ABC transporter ATP-binding protein, which translates into the protein MAKVSIENIRKQFGAAVAVSDFSLEIAEGELVTFLGPSGCGKTTTLRMIAGFITPTSGRIRIGETDVTRLPVHKRDTGMVFQRYALFPHMTVAENVAFGLEMHKVPKADRDAKIRRVLDMVRMTELRERYPRQLSGGQQQRVAIARALAIEPKVFLLDEPLSNLDAKLRLEVREEIRALQRRLGLTTVFVTHDQEEALAIADRMAIMHDGIVQQVGAPDTLYERPANLFVADFLGKMNVFTGRSQADNVFQTDAGQRIAAPGGAGATHVGVRPERVRLQGQPAGGNALAGVVESSLYLGSVLEVRVQLEGGNRMVSQIVNGGARVAQPLPGERVYACFEPEDCVAFTQ